GTGGACCAGCGCTGGTCGCAACAGCTTTCGCGCCAGGTGCGCAGTGCCGACATCGACGTGGTCGCCGAATTCGCGCGCATTCCGTCCAATATCCGCGAATTGATGCGCATGAAGGTCGGCGACATCCTGCCCGTGGATGTGCCGCAGACCGTCACCGCCCATGTCGACGGCGTGCCGCTGATGGAATGCGGCTACGGCGTCTTTAACGGCCAGTACGCCCTGCGCGTGCAGAACATGTTTACCTACGATACCGAATCTAACGAGGCCCCCGACCATGACTGACAAGAACGAGCCCGGCTCCGGCTCGTCCCCGGCCGACGACTGGGCCGACGCGCTCGCCGAACAATCCCGCGCCAATCCGCCCACCCAGGCGGATGGCCTGAAGCCCGCCCAGGACGACTGGGCCGCCGCCATGGCCGAGCAGACCGCCGCCACGCCGCCCGCCGCGGCCGCCGCGCCGGCGCCGGCGCCTGCCCCCGCAGCCCCCGCTGCGCCCGCCCCGGCCGCGCCCGCCGCGCAATCGGCCGCGCAGTCGGTGTTCAAGCCTCTGGCCGGCGCGGCGCCGGGCACCGGCACCGATATCGACCTGATCATGGACGTGCCCGTCCAGCTGACGGTCGAGCTGGGCCGCACCCGCCTGACCATCAAGAACCTGCTGCAACTGGGCCAGGGCTCGGTGGTCGAACTGGACGGCCTGGCCGGCGAGCCGATGGACATCTTCGTCAACGGCTACCTGATTGCACAGGGCGAAGTGGTGGTGGTGGAAGACAAGTACGGCATTCGCCTGACCGACATCATCACCCCGTCCGAACGCATCAACCGCCTCAACAACCGTCGTTGACCCCGCGTCCGTGATGAACGACTCCGCCCTGCTGCGCGTCATCATCGGCCTGGTGCTGGTGCTGGCGGCCATCCTGGCCGCGGCCTGGCTGGCGCGCCGCGCCGGCCTGACGCAGCGCGGCGGCGGCAACCTGCTCAAGCAGGTCGCCAGCCTGCCGATCGGCGCGCGGCAGAGCATCGTCGTGGTCGAGATCGAAAATACCTGGGTGGTCGTGGGCGTCAGCCCCGGCCAGATCACTCCCCTGCATACCCTGCCTGCCGGCGAACTGCCGCAAGCCGCGACCTTGCCCACCGCCGCCTTCGCGGCCAAGCTGGGCCAGGCGCTCAAGCGCCGCTAGGCGGCGCGCGTTTCCACACCATGAGCTTGCCGACCCCTTCCCGCGCCCGCCGCAGCGCGCTGCCCCTGCTGGGCGCCGCCGCCCTGCTCGGCCTGGCCCTGTTTCCGGCCGGCGTCATCGCCCAGGCCACCCTGCCGGCCCTGACCGCCACGCCCGGCCCGAACGGCTCCGCGACCTATTCGCTCAGCATGCAGACGCTGCTGCTGATGACGTCGCTGTCGTTCCTGCCGGCGGCGCTGCTGATGATGACCGGCTTCACCCGCATCATCATCGTGCTGGGCCTGCTGCGCAGCGCCATGGGCACCGCGATGTCGCCGCCCAACCACGTGCTGATCGGGCTGGCGCTGTTCCTGACCTTCTATACGATGTCGCCGGTGTTCGACAAGATCTACACCGACGCCTACAAGCCACTGTCCGAGGGCTCGATCCAGTTCGAGGCCGCGGTCGAGCGCGCCGCGGGCCCGCTGCGCACCTTCATGCTGCACCAGACCCGCGAGAACGACCTGGCGCTGTTCGCCAACCTGGCCAAGCAGCCGGCGCTGGAAGATCCGTCGCAGGTGCCGCTGCGCATCCTGGTGCCGGCCTTCATCACCAGCGAACTCAAGACCGCCTTCCAGATCGGCTTCACCATCTTCATTCCGTTCCTCATCATCGACCTGGTGGTCGCCAGCGTGCTGATGGCGCTGGGCATGATGATGGTGCCGCCCGTGACCGTGGCGCTGCCGTTCAAGCTGATGCTGTTCGTGCTGGCCGACGGCTGGAACCTGCTGATGGGCTCGCTGGCCCAGAGCTTCTACCAATAGGGAATCGCCATGACCGCCGAAACCGTCATGACCATGACCTACCAGGCGATGAAAGTCGCGCTGGCGATGGCCGGCCCGCTGCTGATCATCACCCTGATCGTGGGCCTGGTGATCAGCATCTTCCAGGCCGCCACGCAGATCAACGAAATGACGCTGTCGTTCATCCCCAAACTGCTGGCCATGTGCGGCGTGCTGGTGCTGCTGGGCCCCTGGCTGATCGGCATCATGGTCGACTACATCCGCCAGCTCATCGGCCAGATCCCCGGCCTGGTGTCGTAGCGGCGCGCGCCGCCGGCCCCCGGGACGCGTCCCCATGTTCTCCTTCACCATCGAGCAGCTGAATGGCTGGATCGGCCAGTTCCTCTGGCCGTTCGTGCGCATCCTGGCGCTGGTGGGCACGGCTCCCCTCTTCTCCGAATCCACGGTCCCGGTCAAGGTCAAGATCGGCCTGGCCTTCGTGCTGGCGGTCGCCGTCAGCCCGGCGCTCGACCCCGCGCCGCCCATCGCGCCAGGCTCGTTCGCCGGCCTCTGGATGGTGATGCAGCAGGTGCTGATCGGCATCGCCATGGGCTTTTCCATGCGCCTGGTGTTCGCGGCCGTGCAGACCGCCGGCGAATTCGTCGGCCTGCAGATGGGCCTGTCGTTCGCCTCGTTCTTCGATCCCAGCACTGGCGCCAACACCGCGGTGTTGTCGCGCCTGTTCAACATCGTGGCGATGCTGACGTTCCTGGCGCTGGACGGCCACCTGCTGGTGCTGGCGGCCCTGGTGCGCTCGTTCGACACCCTGCCGGTGGCGGCGATCCAGCTGCACCAGAATGGCTGGGGCGTGGTGGTGGAATGGGGCAAGACCGTGTTCGTGTCCGGCCTGCTGCTGGCCCTGCCGCTGATCTGCGCGCTGCTGACCATCAACCTGGCGATGGGCATCCTGAACCGCGCCGCGCCGCAGCTGTCGGTGTTCTCGGTGGGTTTCCCGGTCAGCCTGATCGTGGGCGTGGTGCTGCTGACCGTGGTGCTGCCCAATGCCGGCCCGTTCCTGGAATCGCTGTTCGAATCCGGCCTGTCGGAGATGAGCCGGGTCGTCGACGCACTGGCCGGCAGATAGCGCCCCGATCGCGTCCGGGCCTGCGCAGTGCGCGGCGCCTTTTTCAGCGCGAACAATCCCGGGCAAAACGATGCCCACAAAAAAAACCGGCTCGAGGGCCGGTTTTTTCATGCGTGTCCGCGATCTACTGCTGCCCGGTCAGGCGGAACACACGGATGGTCTCGCGCAGCGTGCCCGACTGGTTGCCCAACTGCAGCACGGCGCCGCCCAGTTCCTGTACCAGCGCGGTGTTCTGCACCGTCATCACGTCCATCTGCGAAACCGCGCTGTCGACCTGCTCGATGCCGCTGGACTGTTCCTGCGACGCCTGCGAGATCTCGCCGATGATGTCGGTGACGCGATGCACCGCCGCCACGATCTCTTCCATCGTCGCGCCGGCCTGCTCGGCCTGGGCCGAGCCTTCCGTCACGCGCTCGACCGAATCCTCGATCAGGCCCTTGATCTCCTTGGCGGCCTGGGCGCTCTTTTGCGCCAGGCTGCGCACTTCGCCGGCCACCACCGCGAAGCCCTTGCCGGACTCGCCGGCGCGGGCCGCTTCGACCGCCGCGTTCAGCGCCAGGATGTTGGTCTGGAAGGCGATGCCCTCGATGATGCTGACGATGTCGACGATCTTGCGCGAGCTGTCGGAGATGCCATGCATGGTGCTGACCACCTGGCCCACCGCAACGCCGCCACGGCGCGCCACGTCCATGCTGCTGGCCGCGAGCTGGTTGGCCTGGCGGGCGTTGTCGGCGTTCTGGCGCACGGTCGAGGTCAGCTGCTCCATGCTCGCCGCCGTCTGCTGCAGCGAAGCGGCCTGGCCTTCAGTACGGCCGGCCAGTTCCTGGTTGCCCCGGGCGATGTGCACCGCCGCCTGGGTGGTGCCCTCGATGCCGCGGTACACGTCCTGGGCGATGCCGATCAGGCTCTTGCGCATGACTTCGAGCGAGAACTTCAGGCTGCCGATCTCGTCGTCGGACTCGGCCACGATCTGGGTGGTCAGATTGCCGGCGGCGACCTGGCGCGCCATGTTGGCGGCGTCGACCATCGGATCCAGCAGCGAGCGGCTCAGGCTCCAGCCCAGGCCGAAGATTCCCAGCACGCCCAGTGCCAGCAGGCCACAAGCCAGGCTGGCGCCGGTGGTGTCCAGCGAGGCCCAGTTGGCGTTCAGGCCATAGGCGCCGGCCGCCACCACGATGCCCGACGACAGCAGCGCATGACGGAACATGCGGCTACGCACATTGCGCTTGAACGGAAAGGCCAGCAGGTCCAGGCCGCGGCGCCAGCCGGCGCGCACCGGCCGGCCGCGCACGATGCGCACGCCGCGGGCGCGGCCTTCGCGGATGCGTTCGTACAGTTCCTCGGCCATCTCGATCTGTTCGTCGCTCGGCCGCACGCGCACCGACGAATACGCCACCACTTCGCCGTTCTCGACGATCGGCGTGGCGTTGGCCAGCACCCAGTAGTAGCCGCCGTCCTTGCGGCGGTTCTTGACCAGGCCGAGCCAGGACTCGCCGGCTTCGAGCGTCTGCCACAGGTCTTCATAGGCTTCTGGCGGCATGTCGGGATGGCGCACGATGTTGTGCGCCTTGCCGATCAGTTCTTCGCGAGAGAAGCCGCTGACTTCGATGAATGCCGGATTCGCGTAGAGGATGCGGCCCTTGGTATCGGTACGCGAGATCAGGTATTGATCCTCGCGCAGCTTGGTTTCCACGTCGTTGACAGGAAGGTTTACGCGCACAGCTTGTCTCCGGTTACATCATATGGCGCAGCGAACGGCCAACGGCGGCCAACCCGGACCCGGCGCCCCGCCGCAACCAGTCCCCGCCCGACCCCGAGGGCCTGCGCATGCCGATGCGCGACGCGACCTGGGGTGGTTCACTGCCCTTGTCCTGGGCGTTATGACTATGAACGGCAATATTTTCGAAAACTTAAGCTGTCCATGACAAAAATCAGACCCGTATAAGGTATTCGACCCGGCGGCCGCGAACGGGCGCCGGGTCGGCGGGAGCCACGGCCGTCGGGCCGCGCTCCGCATCACGGGGCTCGCGCCCCGGATGATCAGTCCTGCGTCAGCGTCGGCGCCTGGTAGCCACCCAGCTGATGCGCCGGCACCTCGATCACTTCGCCGGCATTGATCTTGAACACGGCCACCGCTTCGGACAGGCGATGCGCCTGTTCCTGCAGCGAGCCGGCCGCGGCCGCGGCTTCTTCCACCAGCGCTGCGTTCTGCTGCGTCACTTCGTCCATCTGCGACACCGCGCGGTTCACCTGGTCGATGCCGCTGGACTGCTCCTCGGACGCCGCCGAGATCTCGCCCATGATGTCCGTCACGCGCTTGACCGAGGCCACGATCTCCTGCATCGTCGCGCCCGCGCGTTCGACCTGTTGCGAACCGGCGCCGACCTTGGTCACCGAATCCTCGATCAGGCCCTTGATTTCCTTGGCCGCCTGCGCGCTGCGCTGCGCCAGCGAGCGCACTTCGCCCGCCACCACCGCGAAGCCCTTGCCCTGTTCGCCGGCGCGAGCGGCTTCCACCGCCGCGTTCAGCGCCAGGATGTTGGTCTGGAAGGCGATGCCGTCGATCACCGACACGATTTCCGAGATCTTGCGCGAGCTGGCCGAGATGCCCTGCATCGTGTTGACCACTTCGGCCACCGCCGAGCCGCCGCGTTCGGCCACGTCCGACGCGCTGGCGGCCAACTGATTGGCCTGGCGTGCGTTGTCGGCGTTCTGCTTGACGGTCGAAGCCAGCTCTTCCATCGACGCAGCGGTTTCTTCCAGCGAGGCCGCCTGTTCTTCCGTGCGGCTGGACAGGTCGGTGTTGCCGGCCGAGATCTCGCGCGAACCCACCGTGATTTCATCGACGCCGCGGCGCACCGTGGCCACCGTGCGCGTCAGGCTTTCCTGCATGCGCTTGAGCGCGGCGAACAGCTGGCCGATTTCGTTGTGCGAACGCACTTCGACGCGGCTGGTCAGGTCGCCGGCGGCGATCTTGTCGAAATGCTGGCCGGCCTCGACCAGCGGACGCACCACCAGGCGGCCGAACAGCACGCGGCAGAACACCATCAGGGCCAGTGCCAGCGCCACGGCGACGGCAACGGCGATCATGGCGCGGTTGAAGTTGGCCTCGGCCTGGTCGATCGTGGCCTGCTGCTGGTCGCCGATGTACTTGCTGAATTCAGCGATAGCCTCGATGAAGGCGGCGCTGCGGGGCGTGCCGTACTCGTTGTTGACCATGTAGAAGGTCGAATAGTCCTCGCTGCGCAGCGCTTCCACCATGGTGTCGACGCCGTCATCGATGTACGAACGGTAGCGGCGGACCAGGTTCATCGACAGCTGGCGGCCGGTGTCGTCCTGCAGCATGTTCTTCTGGAAGTCGGCGAAGCGGCTGCGCACGCCGGTCAGCAGGTCGGTGGCGCCCTTGAGCGCCGCGGCCGCGTCACGCGCCGAGTTCTCGCCGCTGCCCCAGCCGGATTCCTGCAGGTGGCGGGCCGCGACCATCAGGCTGACGCGGGCGCGCAGCATGTCGCTGTTGATCACATCCACTTGCTTGGAACGCTCGGTCAGCGCGTTGACCTCGCGGATGGACTCGTAGTTGTGCTGCAGGAAGAAGGCGGCCAGGCCACCCACCGCCGCGATCAACACCGCGAAGAACGCCATGACCCACAGCAGCATCGTGCCGACGCGGGCGTCGCGCAGTCTCAGCTTGCGTTTCACCTTGGGCGCACGCGAGGCCTTTTTCTTACCGACCTTGCCTGACTTCGCTCCGGATTCCAGACTCGCTTCCATATTCTTTCCCCATCCCTCAGGTACAGCTCTGACCAAATGAAAAACCACCCTGGCGTGCCTTCCTTGCGAAACGGGCACGCATCAGGGCGACGTACGCGGCGGTCTTTGAGGGCCGCACGCTCTCCGCGAAAAACGGGACCTAACGGCCCTGGCGCATCGGCTCGGGCGACACGACGGCCGGCCCCGGTATGACGATGGTTTCCACCTGGACCTCCGGTGCGGGCTGCTGCGCCCATTCCTGACTGGTGTCAGGCACAGGCGCGGGGCCCAGCAACTTCTGGCGTTCCCAGGGTTCCAGCAGAATATTGGTGCTGTCCACGAGGCGCATCAGGCGGCCGTCGGGGCCGAACTGCAGCAGCGCTTCCTTGCGGCTGTACAAGCCGTCCGTGACAAACGTGATCTTGAAGGACCAGAGGGCGAGGAAGGTGCCGTCGGTCTGTTTGTAGAACTTGTCGGGCGGGGCGGTGAGCGCCCGCGAGGCTTCTTCCAGCGTCGTCTGACCCGGCGTCAGGGTCGACAGCTTGCCGGGGTCGAAATTGTGGCCCGTTGCCGCGCAGCCCGCGATCAGTGTCGCAATCGCCGCTGCCGCCAGAAGATGTAGATAGCCTCGCATACCTGCCCATTTACCGGTCACAGCCGGCGTCAAAAAGATTCCCAATCATCGTCCGCCGGCGCCTGGCGACGGGTCGCCGCCGGTGCCGGCTTGGCATCGTTCGCCGCGGCCGTGGCGGCGCGCGGCGCCGGACGGCGCAGCGGACGCGCCGCGCTCGCCGCTTCCGCCACGGGCGCCGTCTTGGCGCGCGGCGCGGTGTGCGTCAGGCGGGCGGCCGGCGCGGCCCGGCGCGGCGCCGGCTCGGCGGGCGCCACGGCTTTCTGTTGCACAGGCGCCATTTCCTCGACCTTCGGCGCAACCACCCGCGGCGCGCTGCGCTGCTGGGCCAACTGGCGCGCCGGCACTTCGATCACGTCGCCGGTATTGATCTTGAACACGGCCACCGCTTCGGCCAGGCGCTGCGCCTGTTCCTGCAGCGAGCCGGCCGCGGCGGCGGCTTCTTCCACCAGCGCCGCGTTCTGCTGCGTCACTTCGTCCATCTGCGACACCGCGCGGTTCACCTGGTCGATGCCGCCGGACTGCTCCTCGGACGCCGCCGAGATCTCGCCCATGATGTCCGTCACGCGCTTGACCGAGGCCACGATCTCTTGCATCGTCGCCCCGGCGCGTTCGACCTGCTGCGAACCCGCGCCGACCTTGGCCACGGAATCCTCGATCAGGCCCTTGATTTCCTTGGCCGCCTGCGCGCTGCGCTGCGCCAGCGAGCGCACTTCGCCCGCCACCACCGCGAAACCCTTGCCCTGTTCGCCGGCACGTGCGGCTTCCACCGCCGCGTTCAGCGCCAGGATGTTGGTCTGGAACGCAATGCCGTCGATCACCGACACGATTTCCGAGATCTTGCGCGAGCTGGCCGAGATGCCCTGCATCGTGTTGACCACTTCGGCCACGGCCGAGCCGCCGCGTTCGGCCACGTCCGACGCACTGGCCGCCAACTGATTGGCCTGGCGCGCGTTGTCGGCGTTCTGCTTGACGGTCGAGGCCAGCTCTTCCATCGAAGCGGCGGTCTCTTCCAGCGAGGCCGCCTGCTCTTCCGTGCGGCTCGACAGGTCGGTGTTGCCGGCCGAGATCTCGCGCGAACCGACGTTGATCTCGTCGACGCCGCGGCGCACGGTCGACACCGTGCGCGCCAGGCTTTCCTGCATGCGCTTGACCGCCGCCATCAGGGCGCCGATCTCGTTGGTCGACTGCACCTCGACGCGCGTGGTCAGGTCGCCGCCGGCGATCCGGTCGAAGCTCTCGCCGACCGTGCGCAGGGGCCGCAGCACGACGCGGTTCATGAACAGGAACGCGCCCAGCGATACCGCCAGGATCACCAGCGCCAGCGCCAGGTAGACGTAGGTCATGACGGCGCCCTGCTCGCGCGAAGCGGCCACCTGCTCTTCACTGTAGGTGGTGATCGTGTTGGCAAACTCGGTCAACTGCTTGGAGAACGCGCCGCTGGCCGCGGCGGTCTTGGTGTTCTTCAGGCTCAGGTATTCGGCGTTGTCGCCCCGGTCCAGCGCGCCCAGCATGGCCTGCAGGCCTTCGGCGAAACCATTGAACGAGGCCAGCAGCTGGCCCTCCGCGGCGCGGCCGATATCGGTGGTCTTCGGAATCGCCTTGAAGCGGTCGAGCTTGGCCTTGCCGTCGGTCAGCAGCTGCTGGACGATGCGGGTGTTCTCGGCCGCGCCCGCCTTGTCGCCGGCGGCGCGCTGGGCGGCGGCGATGTCCGCGCGGATGGTGGCGCGCAGCATCTGCACATAAGAGTCCTTGACCAGATTGCTCTGCTGGACGCTCAGGCTATCCAAAGCGTTGATCGCCTCGGCGTTGGATCGCATGCTGTTCCAACCCAGGGCGATGGCAACCAGCGCGGCCACGGCGACGGCCAATTGGGCAAGCATCAACCCCGTGCGCACCTTCAGATTGCTTAACATTTTCCGATATTTCCGGTAACCGCCAGGGCGGCATATTGGCGCCGCCCCGTCGTAAAAGGGATGTGTTCTCTACTACCTATTCAATGCAACGAAATACCTTGGCAAATCACGCCGTCAGAACGATTCCCAATCGTCATCCGCGGGCGGCGTCCGGCGCGTCGCGGCCGGCGCCGGCTTGACGGGCTTGACGTCGGTGGCGTCGCTGGTCTTGACGACCGGACGACGCAGGGGCCGCGCCGCCGTGGCGCCGCTGTTCGGGGTGGGTCGGGCACGGGCCGGCTGAGCCAGGCGCGGCGCCGGCGCGGCGGCGGGCTTGGCCGCACGCGGGACCGGCGCGGCCGCCGCTTCCGGCTTGGCGGCCGGCGCGGCGACAGCGGGAGCCGCCGCGACGGGCGCTTCGTCTTCCTGCGGCGCCGCCACGCGCGGCGCGCTGCGCTGCTGGGCCAATTGGCGCGCCGGCACGTCGATCACGCCGCCGGCATTGATCTTGAACACGGCCACCGCTTCGGCCAGGCGCTGTGCCTGTTCCTGCAGCGAACCGGCCGCGGCCGCGGCTTCTTCCACCAGCGCCGCGTTCTGCTGCGTCACTTCGTCCATCTGCGACACCGCGCGGTTCACCTGATCGATGCCGCCGGACTGCTCCTCGGACGCCGCCGAGATCTCGCCCATGATGTCCGTCACGCGCTTGACCGAGGCCACGATCTCCTGCATCGTCGCCCCGGCCCGTTCGACCTGTTGCGAACCCGCGCCGACCTTGGCCACGGAATCCTCGATCAAGCCCTTGATTTCCTTGGCCGCCTGCGCGCTGCGCTGGGCCAGCGAGCGCACTTCGCCCGCCACCACCGCGAAGCCCTTGCCCTGTTCGCCGGCACGCGCGGCTTCCACCGCCGCGTTCAGCGCCAGGATATTGGTCTGGAAGGCGATGCCATCGATCACCGACACGATCTCGGATATCTTGCGCGAGCTGGCCGAGATGCCTTGCATCGTGTTGACCACTTCGGCCACGGCGGAACCGCCGCGTTCGGCCACGTCCGACGCGCTGGCGGCCAGCTGGTTGGCCTGGCGCGCATTGTCGGCATTCTGCTTGACCGTCGAGGCCAACTGCTCCATCGACGCGGCGGTCTCTTCCAGCGAGGCCGCCTGCTGCTCGGTGCGGCTGGACAGGTCGGTGTTGCCGGCCGAGATCTCGCGCGAACCGACGTTGATTTCGTCGACGCCGCGGCGCACCGTGGCCACCGTGCGCGTCAGGCTTTCCTGCATACGCTTGACGGCGCCGAACAGCTGGCCGATCTCGTTGGTGCTGCGCACCTCGATGCGGCCGGTAAAATCGCCGCCCGAGATCTTCTCGAAGTGATCGCCCGCCTCATGCAGCGGACGCAGCACGGTGCGGTTGATGAAAATCCAACAGCCGACGGCAAGCACCAGCGCGATCGCCAGCAAGGCGATGGTGACGCTGCGCGAGATGTTGTGGTCGACCTCGGCCTGCGCCGCGAGTTCGTCGGTGCGCGTGTCGATGAAACTCAGGTAATTGTCGACGGCCACGCGGAACTTGGTGTTGACGTCGCTGGCGGTGTCGTTCAGGTTCAGGTAGTCCTGGATGGCCATGTTGGCCAGCGCGGCCGACTGGCGCTTGAGCACACTGTCGTATTCCTTGAGCGCGGCCTCGACGGCCTGGCCCAGCGCTTCCGTGCCGGCCAGCTTCGGCGCCTTGCGGAAGGCGTCCATCATCTTGAAGGCGTCCTGCATCAGGCCATCGGAACGCTTGGCTTGCGCCGTGGCCTGTTCCGTCTTGCCTTGCTGCATGTCCATCAGCGACGAGGACAGCAACAGGCGAGCGCGCAGGAAAACGGTGTAGGCGCGGTTCAGCGGCACGGCCTGGTCGGAGTAGGCGGTGTTGATCTGTTCCAGCTTGTCGTTGCTGGAATTCAACCCCATCCAGGCCACGCCATTGGATATGAACATGGCACCCGTGAAGAGCAGCAGCACCAGAATTATGCAGGTGCGAACTTTCAAATTGACAAGCATGGAATATCCGAGCGTTAAGCGTGGTGAAACGACAAAATTCCTACCCTGTACGCACACACGGACGCTCCGGCATACCACCGGAAGCGTCCGTAAGGGCGCAACATGCCGGGCCCGCCATCGGGCACGGCCTATGGACTCACCGCATTATTTGCGGCTGAAAAGACTCGATCCCTGGATCGTCATGAAGGCCGCCGACGCCGCCTGCAGGGCCACCTGGCGCAGCGCCAGCTGGCTGGCGCCAGAGTAGTAGTCGAGGTCTTCGAGGTCGGACAGCGACTTCGAGTACGACAGGCCCTTCTGCGTGCCGGTGGCGTCCAGTGCCTCCAGTTCGTTCATGCGGGCGCCGACCGACGCGGCCACCGTCTGCACGTTGTCGTAGTTGGTCGACAGCTTCTTGTTGGCGGTCGCCAGCTCGTTGTTCAGCTTGGCCAGCGCCACGGGGTCGCCGGCGATGGGCGAATCCAGCGTCTTGATCAGGCTGTCCAGCGTATTGAACAGGTCGACGTCGGCCGACTGCACGCTTTCAACGTTGATCACGTCGCCGTTCTGCGGGTTGCCCTTGATCACGACCGACACGCCGCCGAAGTCGATGGCGGCATCCGGCGTGTAGGCGGTCGGGGCGGCCGGCGGCGCCGGGGTCGTGACCGGCGGCACCGGCGGGTTGGCCTTGGGATCGGTCGTGATGACGCGATAGCCCATGTTGCCGGTGGCCGGATCCGATTCGAACTGCAGGCTGAAATTCTTGCCGATGTTGGCGCTGCCCGGCGTCACCGACACCGTGCTGAACTGGGCGGTGCCCGTGTTGGCGGCGGCGGCGGTGCTGACGTAGGCTTGCGAACCCGGGTTGGCGCGGTTGAAGACGTCGCTGCCGATGTCGCTGGTGGACATCTGGCGCGACTGGTCGACTTGCACCGTGCGTTCGCCGGTGGCGCCGCTGTAGACGATCTTGCCGGTGGTGTCCTGGGCGTAAGGCACCACGCCGCCCTGGAAACCGGAGAACAGGTACTGACCGTTGCCGTCGGTGCTGTTGGCCAGGCCCAGCAATGCGTCGCGCGCATTCTTCAAGGCGGTGGACAAGGCCTGGCGGTCGCTGTCGGCGAACGTGCCGTTACCGGCCTGCACCACGCGGGTGCGCACGTCGGCCAGCGCCGTCGTGATCGAGTCCAGGACGTTGTTTTCCTGGGACAGGTTGGTCTTGGCCGTGTTGCGATTGAGCTGGTACGTCGCGTTCATGCTCTGCGTCTGCGCCACGTTGATCGACAACGAGGCGGCTAGCGGATCATCCGCCGGCGTCAGGAACTTCTTGCCGCTGCCCACCTGTTCGACCAGGCGGTTCATGTCGGATTCCTGAGCGAGGACGCCCTTGAGTCCGTTCGAATACATCATGGAGGTGCTCAGGCGCATGGGGAAGCTCCGAATTTTTCTTGATGGGTCACGATGTCAACGATCCGGTCAGCCGCGCAGGCCCAGCAGCGTATCGAACAGCGTGCTGGCGACGTCGATGATGCGGGCGCTGGCCTGGTATTGCTCTTGGTAGAGCGACAGGCTCACGTATTCTTCATTCAGGTTGACGCCCGACACCGCCTGCTGGGCCTCGAGCTTCTGGGCGACGAGGTTGGACTGGGCAGTGTTGGCCGACTTGATCTGCGCGGTCTGCACGCCAACGGTGTTGACCACCTGCGAGAACATCTCGTTGATGCTCATCGTGCCGTGGCCCAGCACCTTGGTGGTCTGCAGCTGTGCCAGCTTGAGGGCGTTCTTGCCGTTGGCATCGCCACCGGCGGTGTCGGCCGCGGCGATCTTTTCCGGATCGGTGATCAGCACGTTGATGTCGCGGGCGGCATCGCGCGTGGGAGACAGCGACCACTTGTCGCCGGCTTGCGGCGGCGAGTCGATCGTCAGGGTGACGCCCATTTCGGCGCTCAGGTCCAGCGTGGCGGTGGGCGGCGTGCCGGTGGCCGGGCCGTTGTACACCTGGGTGCCTTCCGGCACGCGCGTCACGCGGTAGTTGGCGCCGTCGAAGCTGACTTCGTAGTCTTTGGCGTTGATGTTGTTCAGGTTGGTGAACGTGCCGCTGATCTGCGCGCCGCTCTTGTTGGCGGCGTTCGGCACGCCCTGCGGCTTGCCGATGCTGAAGAAGTCCGTTCCCGGGTTGCCGGCGGTATCCAGGCCCTGGCGGTGCTGCTCGTTGAACGACATCGCCAGGCCGACGGCCATCTGGCCCAGCT
The window above is part of the Achromobacter deleyi genome. Proteins encoded here:
- a CDS encoding methyl-accepting chemotaxis protein, which encodes MEASLESGAKSGKVGKKKASRAPKVKRKLRLRDARVGTMLLWVMAFFAVLIAAVGGLAAFFLQHNYESIREVNALTERSKQVDVINSDMLRARVSLMVAARHLQESGWGSGENSARDAAAALKGATDLLTGVRSRFADFQKNMLQDDTGRQLSMNLVRRYRSYIDDGVDTMVEALRSEDYSTFYMVNNEYGTPRSAAFIEAIAEFSKYIGDQQQATIDQAEANFNRAMIAVAVAVALALALMVFCRVLFGRLVVRPLVEAGQHFDKIAAGDLTSRVEVRSHNEIGQLFAALKRMQESLTRTVATVRRGVDEITVGSREISAGNTDLSSRTEEQAASLEETAASMEELASTVKQNADNARQANQLAASASDVAERGGSAVAEVVNTMQGISASSRKISEIVSVIDGIAFQTNILALNAAVEAARAGEQGKGFAVVAGEVRSLAQRSAQAAKEIKGLIEDSVTKVGAGSQQVERAGATMQEIVASVKRVTDIMGEISAASEEQSSGIDQVNRAVSQMDEVTQQNAALVEEAAAAAGSLQEQAHRLSEAVAVFKINAGEVIEVPAHQLGGYQAPTLTQD
- a CDS encoding methyl-accepting chemotaxis protein, coding for MLSNLKVRTGLMLAQLAVAVAALVAIALGWNSMRSNAEAINALDSLSVQQSNLVKDSYVQMLRATIRADIAAAQRAAGDKAGAAENTRIVQQLLTDGKAKLDRFKAIPKTTDIGRAAEGQLLASFNGFAEGLQAMLGALDRGDNAEYLSLKNTKTAAASGAFSKQLTEFANTITTYSEEQVAASREQGAVMTYVYLALALVILAVSLGAFLFMNRVVLRPLRTVGESFDRIAGGDLTTRVEVQSTNEIGALMAAVKRMQESLARTVSTVRRGVDEINVGSREISAGNTDLSSRTEEQAASLEETAASMEELASTVKQNADNARQANQLAASASDVAERGGSAVAEVVNTMQGISASSRKISEIVSVIDGIAFQTNILALNAAVEAARAGEQGKGFAVVAGEVRSLAQRSAQAAKEIKGLIEDSVAKVGAGSQQVERAGATMQEIVASVKRVTDIMGEISAASEEQSGGIDQVNRAVSQMDEVTQQNAALVEEAAAAAGSLQEQAQRLAEAVAVFKINTGDVIEVPARQLAQQRSAPRVVAPKVEEMAPVQQKAVAPAEPAPRRAAPAARLTHTAPRAKTAPVAEAASAARPLRRPAPRAATAAANDAKPAPAATRRQAPADDDWESF
- a CDS encoding methyl-accepting chemotaxis protein → MLVNLKVRTCIILVLLLFTGAMFISNGVAWMGLNSSNDKLEQINTAYSDQAVPLNRAYTVFLRARLLLSSSLMDMQQGKTEQATAQAKRSDGLMQDAFKMMDAFRKAPKLAGTEALGQAVEAALKEYDSVLKRQSAALANMAIQDYLNLNDTASDVNTKFRVAVDNYLSFIDTRTDELAAQAEVDHNISRSVTIALLAIALVLAVGCWIFINRTVLRPLHEAGDHFEKISGGDFTGRIEVRSTNEIGQLFGAVKRMQESLTRTVATVRRGVDEINVGSREISAGNTDLSSRTEQQAASLEETAASMEQLASTVKQNADNARQANQLAASASDVAERGGSAVAEVVNTMQGISASSRKISEIVSVIDGIAFQTNILALNAAVEAARAGEQGKGFAVVAGEVRSLAQRSAQAAKEIKGLIEDSVAKVGAGSQQVERAGATMQEIVASVKRVTDIMGEISAASEEQSGGIDQVNRAVSQMDEVTQQNAALVEEAAAAAGSLQEQAQRLAEAVAVFKINAGGVIDVPARQLAQQRSAPRVAAPQEDEAPVAAAPAVAAPAAKPEAAAAPVPRAAKPAAAPAPRLAQPARARPTPNSGATAARPLRRPVVKTSDATDVKPVKPAPAATRRTPPADDDWESF
- the flgL gene encoding flagellar hook-associated protein FlgL translates to MRLSTSMMYSNGLKGVLAQESDMNRLVEQVGSGKKFLTPADDPLAASLSINVAQTQSMNATYQLNRNTAKTNLSQENNVLDSITTALADVRTRVVQAGNGTFADSDRQALSTALKNARDALLGLANSTDGNGQYLFSGFQGGVVPYAQDTTGKIVYSGATGERTVQVDQSRQMSTSDIGSDVFNRANPGSQAYVSTAAAANTGTAQFSTVSVTPGSANIGKNFSLQFESDPATGNMGYRVITTDPKANPPVPPVTTPAPPAAPTAYTPDAAIDFGGVSVVIKGNPQNGDVINVESVQSADVDLFNTLDSLIKTLDSPIAGDPVALAKLNNELATANKKLSTNYDNVQTVAASVGARMNELEALDATGTQKGLSYSKSLSDLEDLDYYSGASQLALRQVALQAASAAFMTIQGSSLFSRK